The window CCTCAGTCACGGCCGCTTTTGCTGGGATGTTCACCGTTGTGCAGGGTGCCGACGGCGCCACTACCAACTACGGTGTGAGCGTCTCCTCGCAGGGTGTGACTTCGAACCTGATCGACTCGGCGACCGGCCAGGCTGTGGTGCTGACGCAAAGCGGCGGCACTGTTTCGGGTTACGTGACCGGCCACAGCGGCGATGCAGCCTATCTGGTGTTCACACTCGCCGTGAACACCACAAGCGGTCAGACGACGCTAACGGAGTTCCGTGCCGTACACCAGAATACTGTGGACAATCCAACGGATACTTCCGAAGGCATCAGCCTGACCTCGGGCCTGGTGACGCTGACGGCGACCGTGACCGATGGCGATGGCGACCACGCCTCCCAGTCGATTGATCTCGGCTCCAAGGCCACTTTCCATGACGACGGTCCCTCGCTCGGCTCGTTCACGTCGGGATCCATCCCGAACGAGGTTGGATCGGTGGCGGGCTTCTTCTCGCTAGTACCTGGCGCGGACGGCATTGATCACTTCAACATCACAGGCCCGACAATCGCCGGCATCACCTATAACAGCACGACCGCTGCGGACGGCACGACCGTTCTCCATGCGATGTCGGGCGCGACGGAAGTGTTCGACCTCACAGTAAGGCCGGACGGAACTTACGAGTTCGATCTTATCAAGCCCGATGCCGGCACAACAATTACCTATTCGCTACAGAACCTTCCCGCGGGGGGACCGAACTGGCGGGAAACCACTGACGGCCATATCGAATTTTCAAGCCCCGACGGCATCAACTCCAACAACAACGGATTTGGCGTCGCAAACACCTTCGTTGGCGGAAATGAATCCTTCACGATGGAGTTCCATACCGCCGGGACTGGAATCGGTGTCGATAATCCGCCCAACACCAATGCTGAGTTGAATGACTCCGTGAGTTTGGTTGTCAACTCGCTGAACGGTGCGGGTGGAACCTATCACTGGGTTGCGACGAACACTCTCACCAACACGTCTGTATCCGGCGACATCTCTATCACTTCAACGGGCACGTTCGTGATCGATCCGTCGATCAGCTTCAACCAGTTGCAGGTCAGCGCAGTCAACGTTTCTGGGCAAGGCGCTCAGTTCTCGAACGTTTCTCTAACGCACAACGTCCTACCCCAGGATCAGAACCTGGCCTTTACTGTCTCAGCGACTGACAAGGATGGCGACACGACCGGCACGCAGTCTCTCGGCGTTCATGTTGTGGCGGCGGACGGATCGGGCAACTACACGCTCACCGGGACGGCGGGCAATGACGTGCTCGCCGGCAGCACACATGCCGACACGATCGCGGGCGGAGCCGGCACCGATATCGTCGATTATACCGGCAGCGTTGCGGCCATCTCAATCCATTTGGCCGATGACGGCCATGCGTCGGGTGCTCCAGCGGACCCCACCAGCCCGCTCGCGGGAACGATCGGCGGTGGCGACGCGGCTGGCGATACGCTTACCGGCATCGAAGGCATAATTGGCGGTTCGGGGAACGACCATCTGTTCGGCAATTCCAGCGACAACTACCTCGCGGGCGGTGCCGGCGCCGACACGCTCAACGGCGGTGGCGGCAACGACACTCTCATTGGTGGTTTGGGTCAGGACACGTTGACCGGCGGCACAGGGGCCGACACCTTCAAGCTCGACCACCTCGACATCAAGGATCTGATCACCGACTATAGTGGCGTGGGCGGTGACGGCGACAAGATCGATCTGACCGCGCTGTTCGACGCAGCGCCGGCCGGCAATATCAGCAACTACGTGCATTATAACAATGCGACCGGCGCGCTGAGTGTGGACACCAGCGGTTCGGGTAACGCGGCCAATTTCGTGGACGTCGCGCAACTGACGAACATTCCCGCCGCCGGGACCATCACGATCCTTTACGACGACAACACGCATGCGCAGCACACGGCCACGATTTAGCACTTATACACAGCCACGCTGCCGTGCTATGCATCAGCGAACCGTGAATTGACAATCTGGAGAGGGGCTTACATGAGACATTCCGCGAGATTGCTGGCTTCGGCCACGGCATTTCTGCTGGCCGGATCGACGGGCTTTGCCGCCGACATCATCGAGGGGCCGGTGGCCGACTATTGCCGCACCGTCGGCACCTCCAACCTGGTGCTGACCGACAACATGGTCGAGCTCAAGGGCCAGGTGGTGAAGCTGATGGACGAATCGATCGCCGTCGCCAACAGCCCGGAATGGATCAACTCGTCGCGTCCCGCCTTCGTCTGGGCCTCGGAGGCCAAGGTCGCCTGCGGCATGGCCTATGGCTATCTGAAGACGAGCTACAAGGACGAGGACACCCTCAACAAATGCGAGTGCTTCCACGACCGCATGGTCGAATACATGCACTGAGCTGAAGGGCGAACGCACAACAGCTGGCTGGCGATGAGGGCCATGAAAGCCTGGGCGGCGGCCGCGCTTGCGCTGACGGCGGCCATGTCCGGCTGCCAGTCGAAAAGCGCGGACGTGCTCGATCCTTCCGCCCTCACCGCGCCGACAAGCCCGGCCGGCGCGGCTCCCCGCTCACAGCAGACGGCAGTCGCGACTTCCGCGCAGGCCAGCCAGACGCTCGGCAGCGGCTCGACGAAGGTCACCATGCTTTTGCCGCTGTCGGCCCCCGGCAGCGCCGGCGAAAACGGCAGGAAGATGTATGACGCCGCGCGGCTGGCGATGACGGACCTCGGCGACAAGCTGTTGACGCTGACGGTCGAGGACACGCGCGGCGACAGCGCCTACGCCAAGGACCTGGCGGTGAAGGCCATCACATCGGGCGGGGCGAAGGCCGTCATCGGGCCGGCCGAGCTTGCGGCCGCGCAGCATCTTGCCAAACTGTCGGGCTCGCAGCGGCCGCCGGTGCTTGCGCTGGCCGACAATTTCGCCGGCGGCCCCGGCGTCTATTCAGTGCGGCTCAGCGAAGCCGACAGCGCCGCCGCGGGGGCGGCCGCCGTCGCCGGCAAGGGCGCGAAGAAGTTCGTGCTCTTCGTGCAGGCCGGCGCGGATGCACAGACAATAGAGGCGCGCGTCGCCAATGCGCTCAGCATCTATGGCGCGACGCTGGCGGTGACGCTGCCCTATTCG is drawn from Mesorhizobium sp. B1-1-8 and contains these coding sequences:
- a CDS encoding ABC transporter substrate-binding protein, which encodes MKAWAAAALALTAAMSGCQSKSADVLDPSALTAPTSPAGAAPRSQQTAVATSAQASQTLGSGSTKVTMLLPLSAPGSAGENGRKMYDAARLAMTDLGDKLLTLTVEDTRGDSAYAKDLAVKAITSGGAKAVIGPAELAAAQHLAKLSGSQRPPVLALADNFAGGPGVYSVRLSEADSAAAGAAAVAGKGAKKFVLFVQAGADAQTIEARVANALSIYGATLAVTLPYSAADGGAKAVSDMGSLVEAPNAVIVASGDSSPTAMLAALKAKGIPGKAVTLIGTDRWLEHPMDPLYEGAYIATLDQSETGPIADRFKTAYNYQPDVNVAYAYDMVALSAGIASAVGPDGFSKKVLENPSGFRGSTGLFRFRADGSSQRSMPFFKVEKGELKLVEKQTAGF